A window of the Ostrea edulis chromosome 1, xbOstEdul1.1, whole genome shotgun sequence genome harbors these coding sequences:
- the LOC130050679 gene encoding endothelial cell-specific molecule 1-like translates to MDGRLVIQLMFTAALSGVNGVSSNIGYNDSESLKTCGFNTHFNESVHRCVECPLGSFGVNCKEECIRGYYGYLCRSSCSCEVSACDPVTGCQDHSNFGGNKSSKSPAQDNHTSPLRSTVMATASPLRNTFNATIKFGMGKMS, encoded by the exons ATGGATGGACGTCTTGTAATTCAGCTGATGTTTACCGCAGCATTATCAGGGGTTAATGGAGTATCCTCGAATATTGGTTATAATGATAG cGAATCGCTTAAGACGTGTGGTTTCAATACCCATTTCAACGAAAGTGTCCACCGCTGTGTAG AGTGTCCATTGGGCAGTTTTGGAGTGAATTGTAAAGAAGAATGTATTAGAGGTTATTATGGCTATCTTTGCCGGAGCAGCTGCAGTTGTGAAGTATCCGCATGCGATCCAGTTACGGGGTGCCAAGATCATTCAA ATTTCGGTGGTAACAAAAGTTCCAAGAGCCCAGCACAAGACAATCATACGTCTCCCCTACGCAGTACAGTTATGGCTACTGCGTCTCCACTGCGCAATACATtcaatgcaacaataaaattcGGTATGGGTAAGATGTCATAA
- the LOC125664470 gene encoding uncharacterized protein LOC125664470, with translation MLVCLALVGFLGTTFIAGLLIYTRKLGWCKSTSQYPYLGGGTAIAGNNIEVEPDGQPIGEMCGSNDDVDVYDEIRNSFQYNCSNSWVNSRLSPCCGNGSNIRDRETQMSQNIYSKYEDEDDGQYSTLQLKKRQSADSNMNGWPRREGACSSQEEYASLKSSGIIGDAAKKRKGRLKILNRISGVNFTWRRQNKKSIGSLTDFTSENGLVELNKGAANEEYSMTTGCSGKTINEEERPYSLVNICDINDEC, from the exons ATGTTGGTCTGCCTTGCTCTCGTTGGATTCTTAGGCACAACTTTCATTGCTGGTCTTCTCATCTACACGAGGAAACTGGGCTG GTGCAAATCTACTTCACAATATCCTTACTTAG GAGGTGGAACTGCTATCGCTGGAAATAACATTGAAGTGGAACCTGACGGACAGCCCATAGGCGAGATGTGTGGTTCCAATGATGATGTTGACGTTTACGACGAAATTCGCAACTCATTCCAATATAACTGCAGCAACTCATGGGTAAACTCACGTCTTTCTCCGTGTTGTGGAAACGGAAGCAACATCCGCGACAGAGAAACTCAaatgtcacaaaacatttacagtaaatatgAGGATGAGGATGATGGTCAGTACAGCACCCTTCAGTTAAAGAAAAGACAGAGTGCCGATTCAAACATGAATGGATGGCCGAGACGTGAAGGAGCATGTAGTTCACAGGAAGAGTACGCATCATTGAAATCATCTGGTATTATTGGTGATGCAGCGAAAAAAAGAAAGGGAAGATTAAAAATCTTGAACAGAATATCTGGAGTCAATTTTACCTGGCGCAGACAAAACAAGAAATCCATTGGCAGTCTTACTGACTTTACTTCTGAAAATGGACTTGTAGAGTTGAACAAGGGTGCTGCAAATGAAGAATATTCAATGACGACAGGATGCTCTGGAAAAACAATCAACGAAGAGGAGAGACCATACAGTCTCGTCAATATCTGTGATATAAATGATGAATGctga